The following DNA comes from Teredinibacter haidensis.
GCCGTAAAAAACATTGGTCCGGCGCCATGGCAAAACGCTAACTAAGGGTCGTTTATGGATATTACTGAACTACTTGCTTTCTCCGCCAAGCAGGGTGCTTCTGATTTGCACTTGTCTGCTGGCCTACCGCCGATGATTCGTGTTGATGGCGATGTGCGTCGTATTAATTTGCCGCCGATGGAGCACAAGCAGGTTCACGGTCTGATCTACGAGATTATGAACGACAAGCAGCGTAAGGACTATGAAGAATTTCTGGAAACTGACTTTTCTTTCGAAGTTCCGGGTGTTGCCCGCTTTCGTGTGAACGCATTTAATCAGAATCGTGGTTCTGGTGCAGTATTTCGTACAATTCCATCCAAGGTGCTTACAATGGAGGAGTTGGGAATGGGGCAGGTATTCCGTGATGTCTCGTCTGTTCCGCGCGGGCTGGTCTTGGTTACTGGTCCAACGGGTTCTGGCAAGTCCACAACTCTTGCAGCGATGATCGATTTTATCAACGAGAATAAATACCACCATGTTCTCACCATCGAAGACCCCATCGAATTTGTGCATGAGAGCAAAAAATGCCTGGTAAACCAGCGTGAAGTTCATCGCGACACCCTCGGTTTTGCCGAAGCGCTGCGCTCTGCTTTGCGTGAAGACCCGGATATTATTCTGGTGGGTGAAATGCGAGATTTGGAAACGATTCGTTTGGCGCTGACCGCAGCCGAAACAGGCCACCTAGTATTTGGCACCTTACACACCACTTCGGCGGCAAAAACCGTGGACCGCATTGTGGACGTATTTCCGGCGAACGAAAAATCCATGGTGCGTTCCATGCTATCGGAATCGCTGGAAGCGGTTGTTTCGCAAACGTTGATGAAACGCACTGGCGGTGGTCGCGTAGCCGCGCACGAAATTATGCGTGGTACACCGGCTATTCGTAACCTTATTCGCGAGGATAAAGTTGCGCAGATGTATTCTGCTATTCAAACCGGTGGAGCCATCGGTATGCAGACCATGGATCAGTGTTTGGCCGATATGGTCGAACGCCGAATCATTGCTCGGGATGTGGCAAAAGAGAAAGCCAAGATGCCCGATAATTTTTAACCTGTGTGTATTAGCCGAGGGGGCAATGGTGGGTATCCTTGCCCTACCCTGTCGGTGAGTTTGCATCATCTGATGTCAATCCCGCTTTCGTAGAAAGAGTAAGAATCAGATAGTATTTGTCCGCAACTTGTTAACTAAAAAAGCTGTTTTAAGGAATCCCTATGGATTTTGATCGTTTGTTGTCATTGATGGTAGAAAAAGGCGCTTCGGATTTATTTATTACCGCTGGCGTGCCACCTTCTATGAAGCTTCACGGTAAGATTGTTCCGGTGACTTCCACACCGATGTCTCCGGAAAAATCCCGCGAAACGGTGTTGAGCGTAATGAACGAAAAACAGCGCAAGGAGTTTATGGAAACCAAGGAGCTTAACTTCGCGATCAGTGCGCGAGGAGTTGGGCGCTTTCGTGCCAGTGCTTTCTATCAGCGCAATTTGGCCGGTATGGTCTTGCGACGAATTGAAACGACGATCCCAAAAATTGATGACCTCGGCTTACCCGAAGTGATTAAAGAGCTAGCTATGGTTAAACGAGGGCTGGTGTTGTTTGTGGGTGCGACCGGCACGGGTAAATCGACTTCGTTGGCGGCGATGGTGGGCCACCGCAACCGTAATTCCAGGGGGCACATTATCTCCATCGAAGACCCGATCGAATTTATTCACCAGCATGAGGGTTGTGTGATTACCCAGCGCGAAGTGGGAATTGACACGGAATCATTTGAGGTGGCGCTGAAAAACACTTTGCGGCAGGCCCCAGACGTGATTCTGATAGGCGAGGTTCGCGCCCGGGAAACGATGGATCACGCTATTGCCTTTGCAGAAACTGGTCATCTTTGCTTGTGTACCCTTCATGCCAACAACGCCAACCAGGCGTTGGATCGCATTATTCACTTCTTCCCCGCTGACAGGCACTCGCAATTGTGGATGGATTTGTCGCTGAATCTGCGAGCTATTGTTGCTCAACAGCTAATTCCTACGCCGGACGGTATGGGCCGTCGTGCCTGTCTGGAGGTTTTCCTGAATACCCCCCTGGCACAGGATTTAATTCGCAAAGGCAATGTGCATGAGCTGAAAGAGCTG
Coding sequences within:
- a CDS encoding type IV pilus twitching motility protein PilT — protein: MDITELLAFSAKQGASDLHLSAGLPPMIRVDGDVRRINLPPMEHKQVHGLIYEIMNDKQRKDYEEFLETDFSFEVPGVARFRVNAFNQNRGSGAVFRTIPSKVLTMEELGMGQVFRDVSSVPRGLVLVTGPTGSGKSTTLAAMIDFINENKYHHVLTIEDPIEFVHESKKCLVNQREVHRDTLGFAEALRSALREDPDIILVGEMRDLETIRLALTAAETGHLVFGTLHTTSAAKTVDRIVDVFPANEKSMVRSMLSESLEAVVSQTLMKRTGGGRVAAHEIMRGTPAIRNLIREDKVAQMYSAIQTGGAIGMQTMDQCLADMVERRIIARDVAKEKAKMPDNF
- a CDS encoding PilT/PilU family type 4a pilus ATPase; translation: MDFDRLLSLMVEKGASDLFITAGVPPSMKLHGKIVPVTSTPMSPEKSRETVLSVMNEKQRKEFMETKELNFAISARGVGRFRASAFYQRNLAGMVLRRIETTIPKIDDLGLPEVIKELAMVKRGLVLFVGATGTGKSTSLAAMVGHRNRNSRGHIISIEDPIEFIHQHEGCVITQREVGIDTESFEVALKNTLRQAPDVILIGEVRARETMDHAIAFAETGHLCLCTLHANNANQALDRIIHFFPADRHSQLWMDLSLNLRAIVAQQLIPTPDGMGRRACLEVFLNTPLAQDLIRKGNVHELKELMKKSTELGMQTFDQALYDLYDSGEITYEDALSHADSPNDLRLMIKLGSESDAEYLSNAADELSIQEDESNRSRRF